The following proteins come from a genomic window of Mustela lutreola isolate mMusLut2 chromosome 6, mMusLut2.pri, whole genome shotgun sequence:
- the LOC131833043 gene encoding histone H4, translated as MSGRGKGGKGLGKGGAKRHRKVLRDNIQGITKPAIRRLARRGGVKRISGLIYEETRGVLKVFLENVIRDAVTYTEHAKRKTVTAMDVVYALKRQGRTLYGFGG; from the coding sequence ATGTCTGGTCGCGGCAAGGGTGGGAAAGGCCTGGGCAAGGGAGGCGCCAAGCGCCACCGCAAGGTGCTGCGCGACAACATCCAGGGCATCACCAAGCCCGCCATCCGGCGGCTGGCCCGGCGCGGCGGCGTCAAGCGCATCTCCGGCCTCATCTACGAGGAGACCCGCGGGGTGCTCAAGGTGTTCCTGGAGAACGTGATCCGCGACGCCGTCACCTACACGGAGCACGCCAAGCGCAAGACGGTCACGGCCATGGACGTGGTCTACGCGCTCAAGCGCCAGGGCCGCACCCTCTACGGCTTCGGGGGCTGA